A single region of the Liolophura sinensis isolate JHLJ2023 chromosome 9, CUHK_Ljap_v2, whole genome shotgun sequence genome encodes:
- the LOC135475658 gene encoding probable G-protein coupled receptor 139 encodes MEFLDEINATFFREFLLNLSAEERGLLFQSVGLQEGADIQSLFLPEDSLSDYQAYRIHKLLLLYIPPILLIFGTFGNVFSFLTLRQKSMAKISTYFYLSVLSLSDFMVLYFGLLRLWVAELTNFDIRDQSDTLCKLVMFLGYVSSDLSVWLIIAVTVERYIVVAHPLKASTFCTVPKAKKATLAVVLVLVSIHIHFMWSVKLSEDLTASPRCAQSGGFQYFVTVIWPVIDTLIYFVVPFVIISTMNAFIIWQVRKAKSGRVEMQNERIVSVSPNKPNSNCLLEGKKRSRNDKDSCTKITMMLLTISFAFVITTLPMNICMMAASTWNHNDTGDKSKMSKLQLTKTIAELLMYVNHCVNFFLYCATGQKFRQQILRLCCFRHLIGQPVSDHSKHLYCSKRGSNLSPFAYRQTSNESDEPSKCLFESRV; translated from the coding sequence ATGGAGTTCTTGGACGAAATCAACGCTACCTTTTTCCGGGAGTTCCTTCTCAATCTGTCAGCAGAGGAGAGAGGGTTACTCTTCCAGTCTGTAGGATTACAGGAAGGTGCTGACATTCAGTCTCTCTTTCTGCCAGAGGACTCGCTCAGCGATTATCAGGCCTATCGAATCCACAAACTCCTCCTACTTTATATTCCACCAATTCTCCTCATATTTGGCACATTCGGAAACGTGTTCTCATTTCTGACCCTTCGACAAAAATCCATGGCTAAAATATCCACCTATTTCTATCTGTCTGTTTTGTCCCTGTCTGACTTCATGGTGCTCTACTTTGGCCTTCTCCGACTCTGGGTTGCCGaactgacaaactttgacaTCCGAGATCAGTCGGATACACTATGTAAGCTGGTGATGTTCTTGGGGTATGTCAGTAGCGACCTATCTGTGTGGCTGATCATAGCCGTCACTGTGGAGCGGTACATCGTTGTGGCGCACCCATTGAAAGCTTCGACCTTTTGTACCGTCCCAAAAGCCAAGAAAGCCACTTTGGCGGTGGTCTTGGTGCTAGTGTCCATACACATCCATTTTATGTGGTCTGTGAAGCTATCAGAGGACCTTACCGCGTCACCCAGATGTGCCCAGTCAGGAGGATTCCAGTATTTTGTCACCGTCATATGGCCTGTCATCGATACTCTCATTTACTTTGTCGTTCCGTTTGTCATCATATCGACCATGAACGCGTTCATCATCTGGCAAGTGAGGAAAGCCAAATCTGGACGTGTTGAAATGCAGAATGAAAGAATTGTCTCAGTTTCGCCCAATAAGCCCAACAGTAACTGTCTTCTTGAAGGGAAAAAGCGTTCCAGGAACGACAAGGACAGCTGCACGAAAATCACTATGATGCTTTTGACGATATCTTTCGCCTTTGTGATAACCACATTACCCATGAACATATGTATGATGGCCGCCTCCACATGGAACCATAACGACACGGGAGACAAATCAAAAATGTCCAAACTTCAGCTGACTAAAACTATCGCGGAGCTGCTTATGTATGTTAACCACTGCGTTAATTTCTTCTTATATTGTGCCACGGGACAAAAGTTTCGCCAGCAAATTCTCCGCCTGTGTTGCTTTCGGCATCTGATCGGACAGCCCGTCAGTGACCACAGCAAACACCTATATTgctccaagcgaggaagtaatCTTTCGCCGTTCGCTTATCGACAAACGTCGAATGAATCCGATGAGCCGTCCAAATGTTTGTTTGAGAGCAGAGTTTGA